One Haloplanus sp. HW8-1 DNA segment encodes these proteins:
- a CDS encoding DUF7504 family protein → MSIQPSELTMMVYEYLNRPTEPTPTATSEDRSSWVDSSVYVDDYGNKLVDRLLAAERHPGEAFEAVLHPSPETIAPAFITDVAVHYDDIVGFAAPSSQLYDDLFYAMYAAMTEKGAVLTTKYPRHEVRSRLSTMDPLVIDSTPGAETDGGVDVATTDSGPVRCGDLTSLGVAAERATTQLATGDRTGTFAIATLTQLLAHHDSTALDRFLHELVGQWRNQGVGGLIHLPPARDIDGSSWFGSAHFDYVIEMRTDDGQIEARVCGKRDVAPTWQVVGSAPCSDSEASAQAVDRQPSGIVDEDGGESTPE, encoded by the coding sequence GTGAGCATCCAGCCGTCTGAGTTGACTATGATGGTGTACGAGTATCTGAACCGGCCCACTGAACCCACCCCGACTGCGACGAGTGAAGACCGTTCGTCATGGGTCGACTCTTCCGTCTACGTCGACGACTACGGGAACAAGCTAGTTGACCGGCTTCTCGCAGCCGAAAGGCATCCCGGTGAGGCCTTCGAAGCCGTTTTACACCCGTCTCCAGAAACGATCGCACCGGCTTTCATCACCGATGTTGCGGTCCACTACGACGACATCGTTGGATTTGCTGCGCCGAGCTCCCAATTATATGATGACCTCTTTTACGCCATGTACGCGGCGATGACCGAGAAGGGCGCGGTGTTGACGACGAAGTACCCACGCCATGAGGTTCGCTCGCGGCTCTCGACGATGGACCCTCTCGTCATCGATTCTACCCCTGGTGCCGAGACCGACGGCGGTGTTGACGTCGCGACTACCGACTCCGGACCGGTCCGATGCGGTGACCTCACTTCACTTGGGGTCGCCGCCGAACGCGCGACGACGCAGCTCGCGACGGGTGATCGAACGGGAACATTCGCGATCGCGACGTTGACCCAACTGCTGGCGCATCATGACTCAACTGCACTCGATAGGTTCCTCCACGAACTGGTCGGCCAGTGGCGAAATCAGGGCGTCGGCGGGCTCATCCACCTGCCACCAGCGAGGGACATCGACGGTTCCAGCTGGTTTGGGTCGGCACACTTCGATTACGTTATTGAGATGCGAACCGACGACGGCCAGATTGAGGCGCGAGTGTGTGGGAAGCGAGATGTTGCCCCCACATGGCAGGTGGTTGGCTCGGCGCCGTGCTCGGATAGTGAAGCGTCGGCCCAAGCAGTGGACCGACAGCCTTCCGGAATAGTCGATGAAGACGGCGGCGAGTCTACCCCGGAGTGA
- a CDS encoding PAS domain-containing protein, producing the protein MSPEPTSPDYGADAFLARLAIEGPAPILAAEAATGTVVAVNEAATELFGRNRSSLIGMHQTELHPPETETRHQEGFQAVQDGREKHVRADAEEPVTILRADGSTVPVDVRSTTFTHAGTEYVLGIFQDASERMENLARLEQQAAAMDLTTSGIALLNGDGEYTYLNDAHVTMFGYDDAEELLGGTWRQIYADDVIERIETEVLPVVEETGSWDGELVGVKRDGTPITQRVSLAQLPDGGITCVNLDLTEQERRLRRLEETRSLAEELMTADDYEDVIDTAIEGVTEIIDRPFSGYWAHEPAGTDTANPTGTAETATDVLVPVSVSSSGASIVEEVPPFRPGESLAWEAFDAGTPAYYPNVAAEVGVHNQDTPIGTEFIVPIDDDGVFLVGSPETDNLSEDERELILIVTQYLQTAIELVAQRRQLRTARDRIASERNQLERVMNTVPQLIFAKNTDGEFLLANEAVADAYGTTVSDLIGSTDADYTAEPDEVDAFTDDDRRVIETGEPLHRTEETLTDAAGNERVLETWKIPFKPADSDEDAVLGVANDITDLTDARDELDRQRRLTNLYAVSNRVFKSADPEDAFDACVEAVADVVTADEIAIYDRNTSEGELVRLATAGDNADSRSRRRIHPGETDLWRAFTESDTCWLPADAVIEVDGAAEKRALVTQLGETSLLSVVVDERDETLESFIGAVSQQVSAALTQLRQETSIAGLSNDVARTQRQADRYQNLWEGVVDAIEAIVTAETSAAVREAVVDFGDRVAEYAFVGTYDPVTERISPVEVSEAGGPSKLYENDGQAFPAITAASQNEPERVVDGQETGGSHGEWLNRLLHFGYRESLAVPVSHYGTVHAVAEFISTDAERFAEPERQAVGAVADAAGMRLSTLESASASNAPIAFDLECQDPSPLFPGLSTSGTIVVEHVALTDRENFHLTGRVDGYTETAFRDYVAATPGIELDSIDSIDSSVHEIAVRMRDTPDRSLASVRDVLMRTDTQLSSVRSRPNADVLEFWTTDPGVIGRVREELSTVSDSCQLVSKRHLSGSTGRRDESAGNTELTSRQQEIAETALQEGYYDDPRGINGADLADRFDVSSSTLHQHLRAAESKIIRGFFE; encoded by the coding sequence ACCAGACCGAACTTCACCCTCCAGAGACTGAGACGCGCCATCAAGAAGGGTTTCAGGCAGTCCAAGACGGGCGGGAGAAACACGTCCGCGCCGACGCGGAGGAGCCGGTAACGATTCTGCGCGCCGACGGGTCGACGGTGCCCGTCGACGTGAGGTCAACGACGTTTACACACGCGGGCACCGAGTACGTCCTCGGAATCTTCCAAGACGCCAGCGAACGCATGGAGAACTTGGCTCGGCTCGAACAGCAGGCGGCCGCGATGGACCTGACGACCTCCGGTATTGCGTTATTAAACGGTGACGGTGAGTACACGTACCTCAACGACGCCCACGTCACGATGTTCGGGTACGACGACGCCGAGGAGCTGCTCGGCGGGACCTGGCGGCAGATATACGCGGACGACGTCATCGAGCGAATCGAAACCGAGGTTCTCCCGGTCGTCGAGGAGACGGGGTCGTGGGACGGAGAGTTGGTCGGCGTCAAACGGGACGGCACGCCGATTACACAGCGCGTGTCGCTCGCACAGCTTCCCGACGGGGGAATCACCTGCGTTAATCTCGATCTCACCGAACAAGAACGCCGACTCCGTCGCCTTGAGGAGACACGTTCGCTTGCCGAAGAGCTGATGACTGCAGACGATTACGAGGACGTGATCGATACTGCGATCGAGGGAGTGACGGAGATTATTGATCGGCCGTTCTCTGGGTATTGGGCACACGAACCTGCTGGGACGGATACAGCGAATCCGACTGGAACTGCGGAAACCGCGACTGACGTGCTCGTTCCGGTGTCTGTCTCCAGTAGCGGAGCGTCGATTGTCGAGGAGGTACCGCCATTTCGCCCCGGTGAATCGCTTGCGTGGGAGGCGTTCGATGCTGGGACGCCGGCATACTATCCGAATGTCGCCGCTGAGGTGGGCGTTCACAACCAGGACACGCCAATCGGTACCGAATTTATTGTCCCTATCGACGACGATGGCGTGTTTCTCGTCGGATCGCCGGAAACGGACAATCTCAGTGAGGACGAACGCGAGCTCATTTTGATCGTCACACAGTACCTCCAGACGGCAATCGAACTCGTCGCGCAGCGACGTCAACTACGTACTGCGCGCGACCGCATAGCGTCAGAACGCAATCAGCTCGAACGTGTCATGAATACAGTCCCGCAGCTGATATTCGCGAAGAACACCGACGGCGAATTCTTGCTCGCGAACGAAGCGGTCGCTGACGCGTACGGTACCACCGTCTCGGATCTGATCGGTTCGACTGATGCCGACTACACGGCCGAGCCCGACGAGGTGGACGCATTCACCGACGACGATAGACGGGTGATTGAGACCGGCGAGCCGCTCCATCGCACCGAGGAGACGCTGACCGACGCCGCGGGCAACGAACGGGTCTTAGAAACGTGGAAAATACCATTCAAGCCGGCCGACAGCGATGAGGACGCGGTACTCGGCGTCGCCAACGACATCACCGATCTCACCGATGCGCGTGACGAACTCGACCGGCAGCGCCGGTTGACGAACCTCTACGCCGTGAGCAACCGCGTATTCAAATCAGCGGATCCGGAAGACGCGTTCGACGCGTGCGTCGAGGCGGTCGCCGACGTGGTGACGGCCGACGAGATCGCGATATACGATCGCAATACGTCAGAGGGGGAGCTGGTTCGGCTCGCGACCGCGGGAGACAACGCCGACTCACGTAGCCGACGGCGAATTCACCCGGGCGAGACGGACCTCTGGCGAGCGTTCACCGAGTCAGACACGTGCTGGCTCCCGGCCGACGCCGTTATCGAGGTGGACGGCGCGGCCGAGAAGCGGGCACTCGTCACGCAGCTCGGTGAGACGAGCCTGTTGAGCGTAGTCGTCGACGAACGGGACGAGACGTTGGAATCGTTTATTGGGGCGGTGAGCCAGCAGGTCTCGGCAGCACTCACACAACTCCGCCAGGAAACGTCGATAGCGGGGCTCTCGAATGATGTCGCCAGGACCCAGCGGCAAGCGGACCGCTACCAGAACCTGTGGGAGGGAGTGGTCGACGCTATTGAAGCGATCGTGACTGCGGAGACGTCGGCGGCAGTGCGTGAGGCGGTTGTCGACTTCGGCGATCGTGTGGCGGAGTACGCGTTCGTCGGGACGTACGATCCGGTCACAGAGCGAATTTCCCCGGTCGAAGTGTCCGAGGCTGGTGGACCGTCGAAGCTGTACGAAAACGACGGGCAGGCGTTCCCCGCGATCACCGCTGCCTCACAAAACGAACCAGAGCGTGTCGTCGATGGACAAGAGACTGGGGGAAGTCACGGCGAGTGGCTTAACCGACTGCTCCATTTCGGCTACCGGGAATCGCTCGCGGTTCCAGTGAGCCATTACGGGACCGTCCACGCCGTCGCTGAGTTCATCAGTACAGATGCCGAGCGCTTCGCCGAACCAGAACGCCAAGCAGTTGGTGCGGTTGCGGACGCCGCCGGAATGCGCCTGTCAACGCTTGAGTCCGCGAGCGCGTCGAACGCACCGATCGCCTTCGACCTCGAATGTCAGGATCCGTCGCCGCTCTTTCCGGGCCTCTCGACGTCCGGTACAATCGTCGTCGAACACGTCGCGCTAACGGACAGAGAAAACTTTCACCTTACCGGTCGCGTCGACGGCTACACCGAGACCGCATTTCGTGACTACGTCGCGGCGACGCCGGGCATCGAACTAGACAGCATCGACTCGATCGACAGCAGCGTCCACGAGATTGCTGTGCGGATGAGAGATACACCAGACCGGTCGCTAGCCTCGGTTCGCGACGTACTCATGCGGACAGACACACAACTGAGCAGTGTCCGTTCCCGCCCGAACGCTGACGTGTTGGAGTTCTGGACCACGGACCCGGGAGTAATCGGTCGGGTCCGCGAGGAGTTGTCTACCGTCTCAGATTCGTGTCAGCTCGTCTCGAAGCGCCATCTGTCCGGGTCAACCGGTAGACGCGACGAGTCGGCCGGGAATACAGAGTTGACGAGCCGACAGCAGGAGATCGCCGAAACAGCGCTCCAAGAAGGATACTATGATGATCCGCGGGGTATCAACGGTGCCGATCTCGCCGACCGGTTCGACGTGTCTTCGTCGACGCTCCACCAGCATCTGCGCGCCGCGGAGTCGAAGATCATCCGCGGCTTCTTCGAGTGA